A stretch of the Clostridium botulinum genome encodes the following:
- a CDS encoding cytidine deaminase: MDYKQLIKEALKYRENAYSPYSNFKVGAAVIMDDGKIYGGCNIENASYGATNCAERTAIFSAVAQGNKKLKAIALVGDLATYTTPCGICRQVISEFSDENTDIILVKNEDDYKIQKLEDLFPGAFTKEDLLK, encoded by the coding sequence ATGGATTATAAACAATTAATAAAAGAAGCTTTAAAATATAGAGAGAATGCATATTCTCCTTATTCAAATTTTAAAGTAGGTGCAGCAGTTATAATGGATGACGGTAAAATATATGGAGGATGTAATATAGAAAATGCTTCTTATGGAGCTACTAACTGTGCTGAAAGAACTGCTATTTTTTCAGCAGTAGCACAAGGAAATAAAAAATTAAAAGCTATCGCTTTAGTAGGTGACTTAGCTACTTATACTACACCATGTGGAATTTGTAGACAGGTAATAAGTGAATTTAGTGATGAAAATACAGATATAATTCTTGTGAAAAATGAAGATGATTATAAAATACAAAAGCTAGAAGACTTATTCCCAGGAGCATTTACTAAAGAAGACTTATTAAAATAG